The nucleotide sequence CGAGGCGGCGGCGAACTTGAGGCGGATGCCGCGCAGATACAGCGGGTTCAGGTTGTAGTGCCGGGTCAGGCTGGACAGGGGTACGACGACCCGGTCGTCCACGGACACGCCGCCGCTGACGAAACCGCGCTCGGACAGCACGCCGATGACCGTATAGGGCTGGCCGTCCAGGCGCACTTGCCGGCCAAGGGAATTTTCGCCCGCGAAAAGGGCGCGCCTGGGGATTTCGCCCAGCAGACACACCCTGGCCCGGCCGGCCTCATCATCGGGTTCGAGGTCGCGGCCCATGGCCAGGCTCCAGTTCCAGGCCCGGGTAAATCCCGGCATGGCCCCGACCAGGGCCGGCGTCTCATGGGTCCGGCTGCCGTATTTGAAGGTCTTGCGCCGGGCCAGGCGCGAGGCCGAGACGTCGTATACGCCGGGCAGACCGTCGCGGATGGCCCGCCAATCGGCCATGGTGATGGTTTCGCTGCGCTGCCCCACCGGTTTGCCCCGCACCTCGCCGCCGGCCACGAAGGCCGCGTCGGCCCCGAACCACTGGACGAACTCCTCGATCTTGGCGTTGGCCCCGCGCGTGGCCGCCTCGGTCAGGCTGACCACGCATATGGCCAGGGCAACGGCCAAAATGGAGAAACAGGCGCTTGTCGGGTAGGCCCAGACGGCCCGCAGGGCGTGGCCGGCGATGCGGGCAAGGCGGGTGGGGGGCATGGCCTGGCCGGTTGGAAGTTCCTAGAACTTCCCGTTGATGACTTGTTCCAGGAAAGGGAACACGGTGCGGAAAAAGCCCCGGTAATTGGAGCCAAAGGACGGTCCTATGCGGGTATTGACGCCCAGTATCAGGTTGAGCGACGCGCCGATGGCGGCATGGGCAACGGCCGAGACCCAGATATTGGGCACGTTGCGGTACACGAGGCTCCACAGGGCGGCGGCGAAAAAGACGCCGAGCATAAGCGTGGTGTTGGGATAATGAAACAGCGCCGCCACCAGCCCAAGCCAGCCGACGCACAGTAGCTCACGGTCGGTGAGTCCCTGGCAGAAGCGGGCCTGGGCAAAGGGCCGGCGGCAGGCGTCAGCGTCGAGGTGGTCGCCGTTAAAGGTTCGGCCGCCGTAGAGCAGACAGGTCAGCCGGGGGTAGAAAAAGCCGAAGATAAACAGCTGCTGGCCCAGGGCCGAGAAGATGTAGAGGAAAAAACGCCGTCCCAGGGCGTCCCAGTCGAAGGCCAGGGGCGAGAAGCGGCCGGTGGCCAGAGCGGCGGCCACGATGAGGAGCAAGGCAGCGCTGGCGAGGGAGCCGTAGACGGCAAGGGCCCGGCCCAGGTTGTCGGTGCGAAGGAAGCCGCGGCGCCAGGAGCCAACGCCCCGCAGCGGCCCGGAGTCGTGGTGGACGACCAGAGGGGAGACCACGGCGGCATAGACGGCCGTGGCCAGAAACAAGCCGCCCACCCCGGGGCCAAGGGCGGTCCCGTTTTGGGCCAGGGCCGGGCCGACCTGCCAGATGCCCCAGAAATAGATGGCCATGACGCCGCCCATCTCCAGCAGGGACAAGGCCCTCCAGCCGAGATCGACGGCCAGGGAACGACCCATGTCGTGCTCCGTTGCCAGGGGTTGTGGGCAGGCGCCGGTACGTCGCTATAGCCAGGGCAAGACTGGAGCCGACTGCTTTGAACCATAAAACAATAAAGAAACGGACGGAGCCGGTCAATCAGTGCGTGTGTGGGGGCGGATTGTGCGGGCAGTCGCGAGCACACAAGAGGATCGACGCCGGCAGCCCTGTGCGGCTGATGTCCTGCGCCCTGGAGGCGACCGCCCAGGCCTCCGTCCGAGGGGTGTCCGGGGCCGGCCGGGTGTCGGGGCAGGTCCCCGAGCCGGGCTGACAAAAGCCCGGCTCGGGCGTACCGTGCCCCGGGCGGACGGCGTATGGCCGCCCCAGCCCCGGGAGGACGCCTTGTTACAGTCGTTGCGGCTGCCCCATCTCACCATCCGCCAGAAGGTGCTGGCCGGCGTCGTCATTCCGGTGCTGGCCTTTGCCGTGGTCGGGGTGGTGTCGCTCAATTCCCTGATGCGCCTGGAAACGACGCTGACGCTTATGGAGATGGCCGACGACCTCTCCAACACCATCCTGGAAGTGCGGCGTTACGAGAAAAACTTCCTGCTCTACGGCCACGGCGAGGATTTCGAGGAAGCCCAGCGCTATATCGACCAGGCCCGGGCCACCCTGCTCGCCATGTCGGCCGACGCCCGCGACGGCCGCAGCCGGCGCGGCATCGCCGCCCTGGACGCGGCGCTTAATACCTACCAGGCCAAGGGGCAAGCCCTGGGGCCGGCCGCCGCCGCCCCGGCCGAACGCCTGGACGCCCTGCGCCAGGCCGGCAAGGATATGGTCGACCTGTCGCTGGACATCAAAAACGCCGAACGCAGCCGTACCCTGGCCCTGGTTGCCAACCTCAAGCGGCAGTTGCTGGTGGCCGGGCTGTGCGTCATCGCCTCGGCCCTGGCCCTGGCCTGGCTTCTGGCCCGCAAAATCCTGCGCGCCCTTGGCGTCATCGTCCAGGCCACGGCCGATATCGGCCAAGGCCGTTTCAAGACCCTGGCTCCCCCCCAGGCTGGCGACGAGACGGGCCTGGTCATCGAGGCCTTCAACCGCATGACCCGGGAGCTTGAGCGTCGGCAGGCCCAGCTCGTCCAGGAAAAAAAACTGTCGTCGCTGGGCGTGTTGACCTCGGGCATCGCCCACCAGCTCAACAATCCCCTCAATAACATCTCCACCTCCTGCCAGATCCTCATCGAGGAGCACGGCCAGTGCGAGCCGGCCTTTGCCGGGCGGATGCTCACCAATATCCAGCAAGAAGTGCTGCGCGCCCGGGACATCGTCAAAGGGCTGCTGGAATTTTCCCGGGCCAAGGACTTCAGCCTCAAGCCCACACCCCTGGCCCCGGTGGTGGCCGGGGCGTTTCGGCTGGTGTCGAGCCAGACGCCGTCTGGGATCACCCTGTCCCGGGACGTGCCCGAGGATATGGTCCTCAATCTCGACGCCGCCCGGATGCAGGAGGTGCTCATCAACCTGCTGTTAAACGCCGTCCAGGCCATCGACGCCCCGTCCGGGGCCATCACGGTCTCGGCCCGGGTCGAGGCCGACGCCGTGGCCCTCGTGGTGGAGGACACCGGGCCGGGCATTGCCGACGAAGACCTGGGCCGGGTATTTGATCCCTTCTACACCACCAAGGAGGTGGGCAAGGGCACGGGCCTTGGGCTGTCCATCGTTTTCGGCATCATCGAAAAGCACCAAGGGTCCATCGTGGCCGAAAAAACCGGCGGCCGGGGGGCGCGTTTCGTCATCCGCCTGCCCCTGCCCCGGGCCGGGGAGGGCGCGGCATGAAGGGCGCGTCGGTGCTGGTGGTCG is from Solidesulfovibrio magneticus RS-1 and encodes:
- a CDS encoding ABC transporter permease, whose product is MPPTRLARIAGHALRAVWAYPTSACFSILAVALAICVVSLTEAATRGANAKIEEFVQWFGADAAFVAGGEVRGKPVGQRSETITMADWRAIRDGLPGVYDVSASRLARRKTFKYGSRTHETPALVGAMPGFTRAWNWSLAMGRDLEPDDEAGRARVCLLGEIPRRALFAGENSLGRQVRLDGQPYTVIGVLSERGFVSGGVSVDDRVVVPLSSLTRHYNLNPLYLRGIRLKFAAASDMDANIAELRRFLRRLHGLGPGQEDDFTVLTIQEIFNFLSVLRLGIQLFLVVTSAVVIAAAGFTAANLAYLNISLRRVEIGLLMAVGARRRDIVAHIVLELLILDLAGAVLGYALGEAACWLVNRQGLLVAVATWRTFGLALGLGLAVTLVFGLRPALAAAALQPDQALRG
- a CDS encoding ATP-binding protein, yielding MLQSLRLPHLTIRQKVLAGVVIPVLAFAVVGVVSLNSLMRLETTLTLMEMADDLSNTILEVRRYEKNFLLYGHGEDFEEAQRYIDQARATLLAMSADARDGRSRRGIAALDAALNTYQAKGQALGPAAAAPAERLDALRQAGKDMVDLSLDIKNAERSRTLALVANLKRQLLVAGLCVIASALALAWLLARKILRALGVIVQATADIGQGRFKTLAPPQAGDETGLVIEAFNRMTRELERRQAQLVQEKKLSSLGVLTSGIAHQLNNPLNNISTSCQILIEEHGQCEPAFAGRMLTNIQQEVLRARDIVKGLLEFSRAKDFSLKPTPLAPVVAGAFRLVSSQTPSGITLSRDVPEDMVLNLDAARMQEVLINLLLNAVQAIDAPSGAITVSARVEADAVALVVEDTGPGIADEDLGRVFDPFYTTKEVGKGTGLGLSIVFGIIEKHQGSIVAEKTGGRGARFVIRLPLPRAGEGAA